The window GCCACGAACAGGTCGCCGCCCACGCCGCCGACGGTTACGCGCGCATCACCGGCAAGCCCGGCTGCGCCGTCGTCACCGCCGGTCCCGGCACGACCGACGCCGTGACGGGTGTCGCCAACGCCTTCCGCGCGGAGTCCCCGATGCTGCTGATCGGCGGCCAGGGGGCCCACACCCAGCACAAGATGGGGTCCCTCCAGGACCTGCCGCACGTCGACATGATGACGCCGATCACGAAGTTCGCGGCGACCGTGCCGGACACCGCGCGGGCCGCCGACATGGTGTCCATGGCGTTCCGCGAGTGCTACCACGGGGCGCCCGGCCCGTCCTTCCTGGAGATCCCGCGCGATGTCCTCGACGCAAAGGTGCCGGTCGAGAAGGCCCGGGTCCCCGCCGCCGGCCAGTACCGGGCCTCGACCCGCTCGGCCGGTGACCCCGAGGCCATCGAGAAGCTCGCCGACCTCCTCGTGCACGCCGAGAAGCCCGCGATCCTGCTGGGCAGCCAGGTGTGGACGACCCGGGGCACCGAATCCGCCATCGAGCTCGTACGCGCTCTCAACATCCCCGCGTACATGAACGGCGCCGGGCGCGGCACGCTGCCGCCCGGGGACCCGCACCACTTCCAGCTCTCGCGCCGGTACGCCTTCTCCAACGCCGACGTCATCGTCATCGTCGGTACGCCCTTCGACTTCCGTATGGGCTACGGGAAGCGGCTGTCGCAGGACGCGACCGTCGTGCAGATCGACCTCGACTACCGGACCGTCGGCAAGAACCGGGACATCGACCTCGGGATCGTCGGTGACGCGGGACTCGTCCTGAAGTCGGTCACCGAGGCGGCCTCGGGGCGCATCAACGGGGGCGGGTCGAAGCGCAAGGAGTGGCTCGACGAGTTGCGCGCCGCCGAGCAGACCGCCATCGAGAAGCGGCTGCCCAACCTGAAGTCTGACGCCTCGCCGATCCACCCGTACCGCCTGGTCAGCGAGATCAACGACTTCCTGACCGAGGACTCCATCTACATCGGCGACGGCGGCGACATCGTCACCTTCTCCGGTCAGGTCGTGCAGCCCAAGTCACCCGGGCACTGGATGGACCCGGGACCGCTCGGCACGCTCGGCGTTGGCGTCCCCTTCGTGCTCGCCGCCAAGAAGGCACGGCCCGACAAGGAGGTCGTCGCGCTCTTCGGGGACGGCGCCTTCTCGCTCACCGGCTGGGACTTCGAGACCCTCGTCCGCTACAACCTCCCGTTCGTCGGCATCGTCGGCAACAACTCCTCCATGAACCAGATCCGCTACGGCCAGGCCGCCAAGTACGGCCTGGAGCGCGAGCGGGTCGGCAACACCCTCGGCGACGTCCACTACGACAAGTTCGCCCAGATGCTGGGCGGTTACGGCGAGGAGGTCCGCGACCCCGCCGACATCGCCCCCGCCCTCCAGCGCGCCCGCGAGTCGGGCAAGCCGTCACTGATCAACGTCTGGGTCGACCCGGACGCGTACGCCCCCGGAACCATGAACCAGACGATGTACAAGTGAGGTGGCCCCGATGACAGCGACGATATCGACGGCAGCGACGCCGGCGACCTCGACCAAGGCCCTCGAAGGCATCCGCGTCCTCGACATGACGCACGTCCAGTCCGGTCCCTCCGCCACCCAGCTGCTCGGCTGGCTCGGCGCGGACGTCGTCAAGCTGGAGGCGCCGACCGGGGACATCACGCGCAAGCAGCTGCGCGACCTCCCGGACGTCGACTCCCTCTACTTCACGATGCTCAACTGCAACAAGCGGAGCATCACCCTCAACACCAAGACCGAGCGCGGCAAGGAGATCCTCACCGAGCTGATCCGGCGCTCCGACGTCATGGTCGAGAACTTCGGACCGGGCGCGGTCGACCGCATGGGCTTCACCTGGGACCGCATCCAGGAGATCAATCCGCGGATCGTCTATGCCTCCATCAAGGGGTTCGGGGACGGCCCGTACACCAACTTCAAGGCGTACGAGGTCGTCGCTCAGGCCATGGGCGGGTCGATGTCGACCACCGGCTTCGAGGACGGGCCGCCGCTGGCGACGGGAGCCCAGATCGGTGACTCGGGCACGGGCATCCACGCGGTGGCGGCGATCCTCGCCGCCCTGTTCCAGCGGGAGAACACGGGGCGCGGGCAGCGCGTGAACGTGGCGATGCAGCACGCCGTGCTGAATCTGTGCCGGGTGAAACTGCGGGACCAGCAGCGCCTCGGGCATGGGCCGCTGGCTGAATATCCCAACGACGACTTCGGCGACGAGGTTCCCAGGTCGGGCAACGCGTCCGGCGGCGGCCAGCCCGGCTGGGCGGTCAAGTGCGCGCCGGGCGGCCCCAACGACTACGTGTACGTCATCGTGCAGCCCGTCGGCTGGAAGCCCATCACCGAGCTCATCGGGCGCCCCGAACTCGCGGACGCCCCCGAGTGGGCGACCCCGGAGGCCCGGCTCCCCCAGCTCACCAAGATGTTCCAGCTCATCGAGGAGTGGTCGTCGACGCTCCCCAAGTGGCAGGTGCTCGAGCAGCTCAATGCCCACAACATCCCGTGCGGTCCGATCCTCTCCACCAAGGAGATCATCGAGGACGAGTCGCTGGTGGCCAACGAGATGGTCGTGACGGTGCCGCATCCCGAGCGGGGCGACTTCGTGACCGTGGGCAGCCCGCTGAAGCTCTCCGACTCCCCCGTGGACGTGACCAGTTCGCCGCTGCTCGGCGAGCACAACGAAGAGGTGTACGTCGGCGAGCTCGGTCTCGGCGACGAGGAGCTGCGCCTGCTCAAGTCGAACGGAGTGATCTGATTGATGGCCGAAGACCGGGTGCTGAGGGTGCGTACGCTCCTCGAAGCCGTGCGGGCCGAGGGGCGGACGGCGCTGACCGCGCCCGAGGGCAAGGTGATCGCCGACGCGTACGCGATCGCCGTCCCCGGCGAGGAGCTGGCGACCGACGTCGACGAGGCGGTGTCCTACGCGGCGCGGTTCGGCGGGCCCGTCGTGATGAAGATCGTCTCCCCGGACATCCTCCACAAGACCGACGCCGGCGGTGTGATCGTCGGGGTGGAGGGAGCCGCGGACGTACGCGCCGCCTTCCACAAGATCATCGAGAACGCCCGGACGTACGACTCCAAGGCCCGTATCGAGGGCGTACAGGTGCAGGAACTGCTTCCCAAGGGGCAGGAGGTCATCGTCGGCGCGGTGACCGATCCGACGTTCGGGAAGGTCGTGGCCTTCGGGCTCGGCGGTGTGCTCGTCGAGGTCCTCAAGGACGTCACGTTCCGGCTGGCCCCGGTTGACGCGGACGAGGCGCTGTCGATGCTGGACTCGATCCGGGCCGCGGAGATCCTGCGCGGCGTGCGGGGCGCTCCGGCGGTGGACCGCTGGGCGATCGCCGAGCAGATCCGCCGGGTCTCCGAACTGGTCGCGGACTTCCCGGAGATCGCCGAGGTGGACCTCAACCCGGTGATCGCCACCCCGGAGGGCGCGGTGGCCGCGGACATCCGGGTCATCCTCGCCGAGGAAGTGGCCAAGCCGCGACGGAAGTACACGCGCGACGAGATCCTCACCACCATGCGCCGGCTGATGCAGCCGTCGTCGGTGGCCGTGATCGGGGCCTCCAACGAGCAGGGCAAGATAGGCAATTCGGTCATGCGCAACCTCATCGACGGCGGCTTCTCCGGGGAGATCCACCCGGTGAACCCCAAGGCCGATGACATTCTGGGCCGCAAGGCGTACAAGAGTGTCACGGACGTTCCCGGTGAGGTGGATGTGGCGGTCTTCGCTATTCCCGCCAAGTTCGTGGCCTCGGCCCTGGAGGAGGTGGGACGCAAGGGGATCCCCAACGCTGTCCTGATTCCCTCGGGGTTCGCGGAGACCGGTGAGCACGAGCTCCAGGACGAGATCGTGGCCATCGGCGAGCGCTACGGAGTCCGGCTGCTCGGGCCGAACATCTACGGCTACTACTCGACGTGGCAGGACCTGTGCGCCACGTTCTGCACGCCGTACGACGTCAAGGGCGGAGTCGCGCTCACCTCGCAGTCCGGTGGCATAGGGATGGCCATTCTGGGCTTCGCACGCACTACGAAGACGGGTGTTTCCGCGATCGTGGGGCTCGGAAACAAGTCGGACCTGGACGAGGACGACCTGCTGACCTGGTTCGGCGAGGACCCCAACACCAAGTGCATCGCCATGCACTTGGAGGACCTCA is drawn from Streptomyces liliifuscus and contains these coding sequences:
- the frc gene encoding formyl-CoA transferase, which gives rise to MTATISTAATPATSTKALEGIRVLDMTHVQSGPSATQLLGWLGADVVKLEAPTGDITRKQLRDLPDVDSLYFTMLNCNKRSITLNTKTERGKEILTELIRRSDVMVENFGPGAVDRMGFTWDRIQEINPRIVYASIKGFGDGPYTNFKAYEVVAQAMGGSMSTTGFEDGPPLATGAQIGDSGTGIHAVAAILAALFQRENTGRGQRVNVAMQHAVLNLCRVKLRDQQRLGHGPLAEYPNDDFGDEVPRSGNASGGGQPGWAVKCAPGGPNDYVYVIVQPVGWKPITELIGRPELADAPEWATPEARLPQLTKMFQLIEEWSSTLPKWQVLEQLNAHNIPCGPILSTKEIIEDESLVANEMVVTVPHPERGDFVTVGSPLKLSDSPVDVTSSPLLGEHNEEVYVGELGLGDEELRLLKSNGVI
- a CDS encoding thiamine pyrophosphate-binding protein encodes the protein MPDDNSQNLISGGHLVAKALKAEGVEVIYTLCGGHIIDIYDGCVDEGIEVVDVRHEQVAAHAADGYARITGKPGCAVVTAGPGTTDAVTGVANAFRAESPMLLIGGQGAHTQHKMGSLQDLPHVDMMTPITKFAATVPDTARAADMVSMAFRECYHGAPGPSFLEIPRDVLDAKVPVEKARVPAAGQYRASTRSAGDPEAIEKLADLLVHAEKPAILLGSQVWTTRGTESAIELVRALNIPAYMNGAGRGTLPPGDPHHFQLSRRYAFSNADVIVIVGTPFDFRMGYGKRLSQDATVVQIDLDYRTVGKNRDIDLGIVGDAGLVLKSVTEAASGRINGGGSKRKEWLDELRAAEQTAIEKRLPNLKSDASPIHPYRLVSEINDFLTEDSIYIGDGGDIVTFSGQVVQPKSPGHWMDPGPLGTLGVGVPFVLAAKKARPDKEVVALFGDGAFSLTGWDFETLVRYNLPFVGIVGNNSSMNQIRYGQAAKYGLERERVGNTLGDVHYDKFAQMLGGYGEEVRDPADIAPALQRARESGKPSLINVWVDPDAYAPGTMNQTMYK
- a CDS encoding acetate--CoA ligase family protein, whose product is MAEDRVLRVRTLLEAVRAEGRTALTAPEGKVIADAYAIAVPGEELATDVDEAVSYAARFGGPVVMKIVSPDILHKTDAGGVIVGVEGAADVRAAFHKIIENARTYDSKARIEGVQVQELLPKGQEVIVGAVTDPTFGKVVAFGLGGVLVEVLKDVTFRLAPVDADEALSMLDSIRAAEILRGVRGAPAVDRWAIAEQIRRVSELVADFPEIAEVDLNPVIATPEGAVAADIRVILAEEVAKPRRKYTRDEILTTMRRLMQPSSVAVIGASNEQGKIGNSVMRNLIDGGFSGEIHPVNPKADDILGRKAYKSVTDVPGEVDVAVFAIPAKFVASALEEVGRKGIPNAVLIPSGFAETGEHELQDEIVAIGERYGVRLLGPNIYGYYSTWQDLCATFCTPYDVKGGVALTSQSGGIGMAILGFARTTKTGVSAIVGLGNKSDLDEDDLLTWFGEDPNTKCIAMHLEDLKDGRAFVEAARATVPKKPVVVLKAGRTAAGAKAAGSHTGALAGDDAVYEDILKQAGVIRAPGLNEMLEYARALPVLPTPQGDNIVIITGAGGSGVLLSDAVTDNGLSLMEIPPDLDASFRKFIPPFGAAGNPVDITGGEPPSTYEATIRLGLEDPRIHSLVLGYWHTIVTPPMVFAELTARVVAEFRERGIEKPVVASLAGDVEVEEACQYLYEHGVVAYPYTTEKPVAVLGAKYRWARAAGLL